A genomic stretch from Pontivivens ytuae includes:
- a CDS encoding ABC transporter ATP-binding protein, translated as MVEIEDLTFSYPSGGFGLRVPSLTLKDGERLAIVGPSGSGKTTLLNLIAGILRPATGRIDVGGTDVTTLSDAERRRFRASRIGFVFQDFALLDYLPARQNILYPYRISPGLVLDAAARSRAEALATASGIGDKLDRHPSALSQGEQQRVAICRALVTQPKLVLSDEATGNLDPESKARILDLLFERAEAAGASVLAVTHDHELLPRFDRVLDFNEFREGAVA; from the coding sequence ATGGTCGAGATCGAGGACCTGACCTTCTCCTACCCGTCCGGCGGCTTCGGCCTTCGGGTGCCGTCGCTCACGCTGAAGGATGGCGAGCGACTGGCGATCGTCGGGCCGAGCGGGAGCGGCAAGACCACCCTGCTGAACCTGATCGCGGGGATCCTTCGTCCCGCAACGGGTCGGATCGACGTGGGCGGCACGGACGTGACCACCCTGAGCGATGCGGAGCGGCGGCGCTTCAGGGCGAGCCGGATCGGGTTCGTCTTTCAGGACTTTGCGCTGCTCGACTACCTGCCCGCGCGGCAGAACATCCTTTATCCCTATCGCATTTCTCCGGGCCTGGTGCTGGACGCGGCAGCACGGTCGCGGGCGGAGGCGCTGGCGACCGCGTCGGGCATCGGGGACAAGCTCGACCGGCATCCGTCGGCCCTGAGTCAGGGTGAGCAACAGCGGGTCGCGATCTGCCGGGCGCTGGTCACGCAACCGAAGCTCGTCCTGTCCGACGAGGCGACGGGCAACCTCGATCCCGAAAGCAAGGCGCGGATCCTCGACCTGCTCTTCGAACGGGCGGAGGCGGCGGGCGCGTCGGTGCTGGCCGTCACGCATGACCACGAGCTGCTGCCGCGCTTCGACCGCGTGCTGGATTTCAACGAGTTTCGCGAGGGTGCGGTGGCGTGA
- a CDS encoding DUF4198 domain-containing protein gives MNKTLLAAPLAVILAAGPSAAHYGMIIPNDPMISQEDGRSVTLTMSFSHPFEMDGMMLERPVSFDVTHEGETTDLLGSLQDATVMDEQGYSLDYPLERPGTYIFSMEPQPYWEPAEDAFIIHYTKTYVTAYGDDEGWDTELGLKTEIVPLSKPFALWEHNVFQGIVKLDGEAVPYAEVEVEFFNDGGAATVPDELMITQTVKADENGVFTYAPPAGGWWGFAALNTADYTLPQDGEDKAVELGAVIWVHFENWTGE, from the coding sequence ATGAACAAGACACTTCTGGCGGCGCCGCTCGCCGTGATCCTCGCGGCCGGTCCGTCCGCCGCGCATTACGGCATGATCATCCCCAACGACCCGATGATCAGTCAGGAGGACGGGCGGAGCGTCACGCTGACCATGTCATTCTCGCATCCCTTCGAGATGGACGGCATGATGCTGGAGCGTCCGGTGTCCTTCGACGTGACGCACGAAGGGGAGACGACCGACCTCCTGGGCAGCCTGCAGGACGCCACCGTGATGGACGAGCAGGGCTACAGCCTCGACTATCCGCTGGAGCGGCCGGGCACCTACATCTTCTCGATGGAGCCGCAGCCCTATTGGGAGCCGGCCGAGGACGCCTTCATCATCCACTACACGAAGACCTACGTGACCGCCTATGGCGACGACGAGGGGTGGGATACCGAGCTTGGTCTGAAGACGGAGATCGTGCCGCTCTCCAAACCCTTCGCGCTGTGGGAGCACAACGTGTTCCAGGGCATCGTCAAGCTGGATGGCGAGGCCGTGCCCTACGCCGAGGTCGAAGTCGAGTTCTTCAACGATGGTGGTGCCGCGACGGTGCCCGACGAGCTGATGATCACCCAGACCGTGAAAGCGGACGAGAACGGCGTCTTCACCTACGCCCCGCCCGCAGGCGGCTGGTGGGGCTTCGCGGCACTGAACACGGCCGACTACACCCTGCCGCAGGATGGCGAGGACAAGGCCGTGGAACTCGGCGCGGTGATCTGGGTCCACTTCGAGAACTGGACGGGCGAGTGA
- a CDS encoding ABC transporter permease codes for MNALYLAFAYLRYNWVRSLVMVLVAALILFVPVATQILLSTSERTLTARADATPLVLGSRGSALDLTMAALYFSEESPEPVEMREVEAVWDSGLATPIPVHTAFSSGGFRIVGTTLDYFDFRALEIADGRGLAVLGEAVIGANVAAALEKGTGDALVSSPQNLFDLDGVYPLEMPIVGVLAPTNTADDDAIFVDIKTSWVIQGIGHGHEDVVTASDVEAGLDVTANAAVVEYQRITAENLDSFHFHGAEADFPATAVIVVPNDTRAGTILRGRYLDPEARTQLFEPAGVVQGLVDRIFRIKALLDVVTAIIAVAALAAVGLAVFLSYRLRAGEIATAVKLGARRGMVLRLLAAETVTLLFLSGVIATMGAAIVARNAEAWVGWLLALGT; via the coding sequence GTGAACGCTCTCTACCTCGCGTTCGCCTATCTGCGCTACAACTGGGTGCGCAGCCTCGTGATGGTGCTCGTCGCGGCGCTGATCCTGTTCGTGCCGGTGGCCACGCAGATCCTGCTGTCGACGAGCGAGCGGACGCTGACGGCGCGCGCCGACGCCACACCGCTGGTTCTGGGCAGCCGGGGGTCGGCGCTCGATCTGACGATGGCGGCCCTCTACTTTTCGGAGGAAAGCCCCGAACCGGTGGAGATGCGCGAGGTCGAGGCGGTGTGGGACAGCGGGCTCGCGACGCCGATCCCGGTGCACACGGCGTTTTCGTCCGGAGGCTTCCGGATCGTGGGCACGACGCTCGACTATTTCGACTTCCGGGCGCTGGAGATCGCGGACGGCCGCGGGCTGGCGGTCCTTGGCGAGGCGGTCATAGGGGCCAATGTGGCGGCGGCGCTGGAGAAGGGGACGGGCGACGCGCTGGTCTCCTCCCCCCAGAACCTCTTCGATCTCGACGGGGTCTATCCGCTGGAGATGCCCATCGTCGGCGTTCTCGCCCCGACCAACACCGCCGATGACGATGCGATCTTCGTCGATATCAAGACGTCCTGGGTGATCCAGGGCATCGGGCATGGGCACGAGGATGTGGTGACCGCCTCGGATGTCGAAGCGGGGCTGGACGTGACGGCGAATGCGGCGGTGGTCGAGTACCAGCGGATCACGGCCGAAAACCTCGACAGCTTCCACTTCCACGGGGCCGAGGCGGATTTTCCCGCGACCGCCGTGATCGTCGTGCCCAACGACACGCGCGCCGGTACGATCCTGCGGGGGCGCTACCTCGACCCGGAGGCGCGCACCCAGTTGTTCGAGCCCGCCGGTGTGGTTCAGGGGCTGGTCGACCGGATCTTCCGGATCAAGGCGCTGCTGGATGTCGTGACCGCGATCATCGCCGTCGCGGCCCTCGCGGCGGTCGGCCTTGCGGTGTTTCTCAGCTACCGGCTGCGCGCGGGTGAGATCGCGACGGCGGTCAAGCTCGGCGCGCGGCGCGGAATGGTGCTGCGGCTCTTGGCAGCCGAGACCGTCACATTACTCTTTCTGTCTGGCGTTATTGCTACAATGGGGGCCGCCATCGTTGCCCGGAACGCGGAGGCGTGGGTGGGATGGCTCCTGGCCCTCGGGACGTAA